The following proteins are co-located in the Leptodactylus fuscus isolate aLepFus1 chromosome 8, aLepFus1.hap2, whole genome shotgun sequence genome:
- the LOC142217391 gene encoding cardiotrophin-2-like — protein MLAGAVFMAMSVTVWLRGSAALPLPGEEIITRIHSLATLYQTNSTLVLRTYLQLQGAPFSDINFSFPSWFENGLPTAAMGYMTWRCLCPADRLLQARQAFSAISEFFQLVRDDQMALNPKAYELHRLLEVAQRSSEALFSNLNDAMLILGYQSPSTQPEPLSWASTDDNTFKRKVRGYVVCREYGDWLTRVPKDMTRLKDTQNRRESAGQDRKDCCRS, from the exons ATGCTGGCAGGGGCAG TGTTCATGGCAATGAGCGTCACCGTGTGGCTCCGAGGATCTGCCGCCCTTCCTCTACCAGGAGAAGAGATTATCACCCGAATACATAGCTTGGCTACTTTGTACCAGACCAACTCCACCCTGGTGCTGCGGACATAT CTCCAGCTCCAGGGCGCTCCATTCAGTGACATTAACTTCAGCTTCCCATCATGGTTTGAGAACGGTCTTCCCACTGCTGCTATGGGCTACATGACCTGGAGATGTCTATGTCCAGCCGACCGTCTTCTACAGGCCAGACAAGCCTTCTCTGCCATCTCTGAATTCTTCCAGCTGGTCCGGGATGATCAGATGGCCCTGAACCCAAAAGCTTACGAGCTGCATCGGCTCCTTGAAGTCGCCCAGAGATCCTCGGAGGCTTTATTTAGTAACCTCAATGATGCCATGCTCATCCTGGGCTACCAGTCTCCTTCCACCCAACCCGAACCCCTGAGCTGGGCCTCGACAGATGATAACACCTTCAAGAGGAAGGTACGAGGCTATGTGGTGTGCAGAGAGTATGGGGACTGGCTGACGagggtgcccaaggacatgaccaGACTGAAGGACACACAAAACAGGAGAGAGAGTGCCGGGCAGGACAGGAAGGACTGCTGCCGCTCCTAG